The candidate division WOR-3 bacterium genomic interval GGTGAGATTCAAGATGAATTTGACACTACTGAAGAAATGCCTTATAAATCTGTTGATTCCCGATCTTATCTTGTTTCTGGTGATATTGATTTAAAAACTTTAGACCGTTTATTTGGTGATTTTAGCCAGGATATTTCTCCATCAATTGGTGACCGTTTAAGTGGTTTTATCTTACATAACTGGGGCCGGATTCCTCAAAAAGGTGAAATTTTAATTTATAAAAATTATCGACTGGAGATAAAATCCATAAGTCGAAAACGAATTCTTAAAGTATTAATTACAAAAGTAGGCAATGAATGAAATAATCTTGGGTCTAATCACTGTAATCGGACAAGGAGTTTTTGCTGGTAGTGAAACGGCTTTTGCTAAAGCCAACTGGATTCGTTTGATGACTTGGGCAAAAAGAAGCAATCTTGCCTCAGTTTTCAAAGTCCGTGTCAATACCGCAATTGGCGTTTTAGAAAAAAAAGAACAGGTTTTAATTATCACTTTAATTTTGACTAATCTCTTTGTGGTAATGACATCAGTAATTTTTTCCCGCTTCTTTATTATCTATTTTGGTCCAGCATATACAATCGTCTCAGTAATACTTGTAGTGATTTTATCATTAGTATTTGGTGATTTTTTACCTAAAGTTATTGCGCAGGCATTTGCCGAATATTGGGTAATAATTATCAGTCCTTTAATCCGATTATTGTTAATTGTCTTTTCGCCAATTTTGCCTAAAGTACGAAATAATAGTTATTATAAACTCTCAAGGCAGGATTTTCTTTCTTTGCTCAAAGAGAAAAAAACAAAAGATTCGCCAACTCTCAATCAAATGGCAAAAGCCCTTTTTGAATTTTCCCAAATGACAGTCGGAGAGATTATGATTCCTAAAGAACGGATTGTTGGATTACCGGAAGATGTGACTTATCGACAAGCAAAAAAAATCATTGAAAAATATCGTTTCTCACGGTATCCTATTTATCAAAAAAATCTTAATAAGATAATTGCTATAATTCATATTAAAGATATTATTTGGGCAATTAAAAGCAAAACCTGGAAATTAAAAGAGTTTTATCGAAAGCCTTATTTAGTGTCTGCAAAGGATAAAGCGATAATGGTTTTGAAAACAATGAGCCGCCAGGGTGAACATTTAGCAATTGTCCAAAATGAACAGGCCGAGACTGTAGGAATTATAACTTTAGAAGATTTACTTGAAGAAGTAGTAGGAGAGATTAGAAGTGAAACTTAAATTAAATGGGAAATTTAAAACTACAAATCAAAAACATCATTTAACGATTGAGCAATTGCTTAGGTCAAATCAAATCGAAAACCTGAAAGAACTTTTACCTAAAATTCATCACTCAGAAATCGGTATTGCAATTAAACGTCTAGAACCGTCATTAAAAATAAAACTTTTCCAACTTTTAGATGTTGACCAAGCTGCCGATGTACTGTTAGACATTGACCGCTATTCGCTAGGAATAATACTGGGCGAATTAAGTAAACCAGAGCTATCTCAAATAGTTAAAGAAATGGAAGCGGACGAAGCAACAGATATTGTGGGAACGATGCCAATTCAAGAGCGGACTTCAGTTCTCCAAACATTACCCGAAGAAGCCTCTCGCGAATTAGCCGAATTACTTAAATACCCCGAAAATACTGCTGGCGGTAGAATGACGATTGATTTTCTACCGCTATTGGAAAACGAAACAATTGGTAGTGCTTTAAGAAAAGTTCGGGCAAATCGAACTAAAGTCCAGCCAACTAATCTTTTCTTTGTCACAGACGATTTATCAAAATTACAAGGATATGTCTATCTTACGGATCTGGTATTTACCTCACCTCGGATGTTAGTAAAAAGAATTACCAAACCCTGCCCATTTTTTGCACATGTCTTAGATGACCAGGAGCAAACTATCCAAGCCGCGAGAAAATATGAAATGACCACTGTTCCTGTGGTTGATGATGCCGGAGTGTTAAAAGGTATTATAACTTCAGAAGACATCATCAAAGTCATTGAAGAAGAGGCGAGTGAAGATATTGCTAAATTAGGACACGCCTATGAATTGGAATCAGCATTTTCGCCCATCACCAAAAGTGTAAGGAGACGTTTACCTTGGCTTTATATTGACCTTTTGGGCGCGTTTGTTGCAGCATTAGTAATCGGTTCATTTGAACAGACCTTAAAAACGATGATTACGGTTGCGGCATTTATGCCAGTAATTTCGGAAATGGGAGGTGCTACCGGTAGTCAGGTTATTGCAATCATTGTCCGGTCTCTGGCATTAGGAGAAATCACTTTTAATGATGCAAAGCGATTGTTACTAAAAGAATTAAAAGTTGGTTTATGCACGGGCGGAGCATGCGGAATTGTTACCGCTTTTGTCGCAATTATTTTTCGGGGTTCTCCACTTTTAGGATTAATTGTATTTGGTGCGCTTGTAATTAATATGATTGTTGGTGCCATAACTGGTCTTATGTTACCGTTAATTTTATCAAAATTAAAAAGAGATCCGGCATTAGCATCAGGGCTTTTACTTACAGCAGTTACTGATGCTATTGGATTATTTGCTCTTTTAGGTTTAACTGCACTTGCTATAAAAATCTTTGGTCTTCACTAAGTAAGTACACCAATGAAAAGGCGCTGAGATTGTGGACAACATAACATCAACCGCAGTCTCATTATAATTCCATTGATAAGGGCGTTATCAATTGTGTTAAACTGAGAAATGTAATCTTAATGCTAAAAATATCTCATAATTAATAATAATGCCAAGAATTATTAGGACGAAAGGAATTTGTCTTGTATCACGTAATTTTCGAGAAACATCTAAAAGTGTAATTTTTTATACTGAGGCATACGGCAAGATAGCGCTAATTGCTAAAGGTGCCAGAAAATCGCTGAGTAAATTTGGTTCAAGTTTAGAGCCTTTTGTTTGTTCAGAATTAATCTTCTATAAAACTGAGCCTAAATCCATTTACATTCTATCTGATGCTTCGCTCATCGATGGTTTGCTAAATTTAAAATGCACCAACAAATATTTCTATGCTAACCAAATTGTCGAGTTAATCCTACGGACAGTAAATTTCGAAGACCCTAACCCAAATTTATTTAGACTATTATATTCTGCCTTAAAAACTCTTAACTCGGCTAATTCCAGCAATAATTTTTCTTCATTAGTTACGGCTTATTTTTTGAAAACAATTAGTATTTTAGGTTATCAGCCAGAACTTAGATGGTGTATAGTTTGCAAAAACTCAAAAACAAATGGTTTTAGTATAAAAAAAGGCGGCGTCTTATGTGCTAACCATATATTTTTAGATGATGAGATTTATGGTAAAGAACACATCAAGCCATTAAGATATTTATTAACTGCCCCACTGGAGAAAACCTTAAAAACATCTATCCCGCAATCAACTGCCAAATTAGTTGAGAATTACATAAACTATCATTTAGACAAAGTTCAACTTCACTCCTTGCGATTTTCATAGTTAGATGTATTGATGGTTTTGGGACAAAAATAAAAGCAGGCCGCAACTTTAAATGTAAGATGCGACCTGCTAAAAAAATAATTATTATTTAATTAACCTTAATAATCTTTAGCACTGGCGTCCGGCTGTTTTGAAGTTTAACAAAATAAACCCCGGGTATAACTTTCCGGCCGCTTCGGTCAGTTCCATCCCAAGTTATCGAGTTCTCGGTAGTGAAAATTTTATTAACTTTTTCTCCTAAGATATTATAGATATCAACAACTTTATAAGGCGTATATACTTCATTGAGTTGAATAGTAATAAGATGATGGAATGGATTAGGGTCGGCAGTAAGATGAGGTCTGGGATTTATTGATGTCGGTCCCAGTTCTTCGATTCCAGTGCCCAAATTTACTAATGCCCGCATCATTACATCATTATCTGCAGCGTCGCGGTCGGGTGCCCAGGCACCGGTATATTCCCAACCCTGATAAGAGCGTGGCTGAGAGGTATCCATACTAAAGACCGGTTCTTGATTAGTTGTGCCGATAACACCAACAAAGAATGCTCCAGAATTAATCGTCTGGTCAAGATTTAACTGATACCAGGTTGCTGATGTTGAGTTAACAGTAATAGCGCCACGAGCTAAAACTGTACCAGGAGTTCCGCCTGGACCATCGTCTTTATAAACAAAGACTGAGCAAATTGAAGGAGTTGCTAAATAATAAAGATTTACTCTAGCAGCAGTAATCCGACAGGGATAACGGGGAGGGATGAATTTATTGCCAAAACCACCGTTAGGTCCGTTCCAATATCGGCCGCCATCATTAGTGCCATCGTCATACATTAATTCGGCTGGATAAGTAACTACTCTGGTTTCGACAATAATTGAATCATTGGCTGGATAGACATCACCTGTCATTGCAGTTCTCACTACGGTTCGATAAATACCAGTAGCTGATGGTGTCCAGTTAGGTGTAAACACAACAGAATCAATTTGTCCTGGTGTCATTGACGGAATCGTAACTGTGCTATTATAGACAATTGTGCCTGCAGCATTCCGAATTCGACAGTGAACTGGGATATTACTGGCTGGTTGGTTACCGGTATTTTTAATTCTTGCCCAGATAGTGCGTGGTTCTTGATTGTAGAAAAAAACACCACCGGAATTATCATTCAAAACATTCCAGACACCAACATCATTTACTGCATAGGATGAAGAAACCGGAGGGTAGAATTTTACGGCTAAACCATCATGCGGTGTATTGATTGAGGGAACAGCACCGTATAAATAAGAGAGTCCGACAGTTCCTGTAATGTTTTCAATTCCAATTGTATTGTTACCTGCTGACCAACCACCATTATATGGAACACCTTGAATCTTTTTATATTGAAAAGTTATGGAACTATCAGGTCGAGAAAGAATTATCTGTAACGAACAACATGAGGTCGGAACATTCCACCATCGGACATTTAAGAAAGATATGATACAGGTATCATGTGCCGGATTTGTCCAATAGTAACAAGCCGGGCTACCAACCGAAAAATCTAAATCTGACATTAGCGCTGCAATAATATTGTTAGGACGTGCGGGGCTTGGTAAATTTTGGAAAGGATGGGCTGAGAGATAATTATCACCAAAAGCAATATAACCATTGGAACCAATGTAGAAATTATTTACGGTATACCAATAATAAGGGAAACTAAAACCGATAGGAAATGGACCTACAACATTATCATCAGCAAGACCCGACACCAAAGTTCCGACAGAACTAATATCTTTCCAAGCAAAAGTAGGTATATTGGGAGCAGTCGTATCATTATCAATCCAGCGATAACCATAAGCGTCTGGGCCACCTGCACCAAGCGTTGCATATTGTGGCGGTGTTACGGGATTACTTAGGGCGGTTACTAAAAGTAACACAATCTGTATCATTATGCCTCCTTGGGAGCAATATGCTCCTCGTTTATTTTAATCTTACCCATTCGGGCAATTTTTATTATATTAACAAAAAACCCAATGATGTCAAGAATCAGATGCAATATAATTTAAAAATCATCAGGATAAAAAATTCTTACATATCAGAAAAAAAACACTATTCGATTTCAATCCCCAATCTGTCTCCAATTTTTAGTTTGTGTTTTCGTAAATAAATTTAATTTGTCAATGTCAAGCAATTAACTTGTTGACTATATTTTTTAATACTGGCTACTTGACGACGAATTCTTTTTATTCTATGATAAGAACAATTATTATAAATATTGCTTTGTTTGATATGACATTTAGAAATTTCTTTTAATACGAATAAGTTGAATTTTTTAGTTAAAAATAAAATTAGACGCACTATCTTCTCTAAATGAGTAAATTATTTTCTGTAATCTTATATTTAATCTTTATTAGTATACTGGACGCACAGTATTTGGAGACAACGATTCCTGTGGGATTATATCCCAAAGCATTGGTATATAATCCAGTTAATAATAAATTGTATTGTGCTAATTGGGGAAGCCATAACATAACCGTGATTGATGGCGAAAACAATCAGATAAGCACGACTATCGATGTTGATAGTAATCCAATCGCCTTAGCATATAATCTTATTAATAATAAAATCTACTGTGCCAATGAAAAAAGCAATAGTATTAGTGTTATTGATTGCAATAATAATCAATTGATAACGACAATTGCGGTCGGTATGAAACCAGTCGCATTGTTCTTTAATCCCACAAATAATTGCCTGTATTGTGCAAATGCTAAAACAAATAATATATCAGTTGTTGACGGAAATAAAGATATTGTGGTAATGACAATTGGCGCAGGCTGTTTTCCTAATGATTTCACTTATAATTCGACAAATAATAAAATCTACTGTGCAAATTTAGACAGTGAGAATATTACGGTAATTGATGCCGTTACGCATCAGATTCCAACGACTATTCCGGTAAGAATTGCGCCATGCGATTTAATCTATAACCACCGAAATAATAAAATTTATTGTGCCAATTGGGGAAATAGTAGTATCTCAATAATTGATGGGACAACTGATTTAGTAATTACTACGATTTATCCCGGATGGTGCCCTTGGGCTTTAGCATACGATTCCATAAATGATAGAATTTATTCCGCAAATTTCTTATCTAATAATCTGGCAGTAATTGATGGTATAAGTAACCAGATTCTTTCAACGATTCCTGTAGGAGCAAGACCGAAAAACTTATTTTTTGATGAAGTTAATGGTCTACTCTATTGTGCTAACTACGGTTCTGGTGATGTCACTGTCATTAATAGCGTAAACAATCAGATTATTACAACTATTAGTGTTGATAGTCAGCCCATAAATTTGGCATTCAATCGGCAATACAATCGTGTTTATGTAGCAAATTTTACAAGTGGAACGGTTTCTGTGATTAAGGGGAATATTGGTTTGAATGAAACCAACCGAGGAATGCAAAAAGTAAAAGATTTTGAAATCTATCCCAATCCGGCTACTACTTATTTTATGATTTGTCCACAATCTATTACTAACGAGATAAAATTATATGATGTAACTGGTAAATTAGTAAAAAAAGAAAAGATGCAAAATTACTATAGTCATACTTTAGAACATAAAGCAGAAAAAGCGATAAAGTTTTCACTATCTGGTATTAAAAGTGGTATTTATTTTGTTCAAATTGGAGAAGAAAGTGTCCAGAAAAAGATTGTAGTAAAAAAATAATCAGGATGTCACTCAGTATGTTACTATTTCTGAATTCATTATTCTTAACTGATTATAATATTTAGTTTGAGACCAATTAAATTTTGCGGAAGGATTGAAAATATGGGATTTTATAAGCATAATAAATTTTATAAGCATAATAAATTTTATAAGTATAATAAATTTTATAAGTATAATAATTACGCTCGCACCAACAAACGATCCATTTTAATGAAATAATTTTAGAGCGGTATACTCGCCTCTATCGGTAACCAAATAGACTGTCCAATTAACCACCCTCTCGGCAAGCCGACCAGTAGCCTACCGGTAAGCCCCCTGGCTTACCTTCCTAT includes:
- a CDS encoding T9SS type A sorting domain-containing protein, yielding MSKLFSVILYLIFISILDAQYLETTIPVGLYPKALVYNPVNNKLYCANWGSHNITVIDGENNQISTTIDVDSNPIALAYNLINNKIYCANEKSNSISVIDCNNNQLITTIAVGMKPVALFFNPTNNCLYCANAKTNNISVVDGNKDIVVMTIGAGCFPNDFTYNSTNNKIYCANLDSENITVIDAVTHQIPTTIPVRIAPCDLIYNHRNNKIYCANWGNSSISIIDGTTDLVITTIYPGWCPWALAYDSINDRIYSANFLSNNLAVIDGISNQILSTIPVGARPKNLFFDEVNGLLYCANYGSGDVTVINSVNNQIITTISVDSQPINLAFNRQYNRVYVANFTSGTVSVIKGNIGLNETNRGMQKVKDFEIYPNPATTYFMICPQSITNEIKLYDVTGKLVKKEKMQNYYSHTLEHKAEKAIKFSLSGIKSGIYFVQIGEESVQKKIVVKK
- the recO gene encoding DNA repair protein RecO, whose protein sequence is MPRIIRTKGICLVSRNFRETSKSVIFYTEAYGKIALIAKGARKSLSKFGSSLEPFVCSELIFYKTEPKSIYILSDASLIDGLLNLKCTNKYFYANQIVELILRTVNFEDPNPNLFRLLYSALKTLNSANSSNNFSSLVTAYFLKTISILGYQPELRWCIVCKNSKTNGFSIKKGGVLCANHIFLDDEIYGKEHIKPLRYLLTAPLEKTLKTSIPQSTAKLVENYINYHLDKVQLHSLRFS
- a CDS encoding CNNM domain-containing protein, whose product is MNEIILGLITVIGQGVFAGSETAFAKANWIRLMTWAKRSNLASVFKVRVNTAIGVLEKKEQVLIITLILTNLFVVMTSVIFSRFFIIYFGPAYTIVSVILVVILSLVFGDFLPKVIAQAFAEYWVIIISPLIRLLLIVFSPILPKVRNNSYYKLSRQDFLSLLKEKKTKDSPTLNQMAKALFEFSQMTVGEIMIPKERIVGLPEDVTYRQAKKIIEKYRFSRYPIYQKNLNKIIAIIHIKDIIWAIKSKTWKLKEFYRKPYLVSAKDKAIMVLKTMSRQGEHLAIVQNEQAETVGIITLEDLLEEVVGEIRSET
- the mgtE gene encoding magnesium transporter, encoding MKLKLNGKFKTTNQKHHLTIEQLLRSNQIENLKELLPKIHHSEIGIAIKRLEPSLKIKLFQLLDVDQAADVLLDIDRYSLGIILGELSKPELSQIVKEMEADEATDIVGTMPIQERTSVLQTLPEEASRELAELLKYPENTAGGRMTIDFLPLLENETIGSALRKVRANRTKVQPTNLFFVTDDLSKLQGYVYLTDLVFTSPRMLVKRITKPCPFFAHVLDDQEQTIQAARKYEMTTVPVVDDAGVLKGIITSEDIIKVIEEEASEDIAKLGHAYELESAFSPITKSVRRRLPWLYIDLLGAFVAALVIGSFEQTLKTMITVAAFMPVISEMGGATGSQVIAIIVRSLALGEITFNDAKRLLLKELKVGLCTGGACGIVTAFVAIIFRGSPLLGLIVFGALVINMIVGAITGLMLPLILSKLKRDPALASGLLLTAVTDAIGLFALLGLTALAIKIFGLH
- a CDS encoding T9SS type A sorting domain-containing protein, yielding MIQIVLLLVTALSNPVTPPQYATLGAGGPDAYGYRWIDNDTTAPNIPTFAWKDISSVGTLVSGLADDNVVGPFPIGFSFPYYWYTVNNFYIGSNGYIAFGDNYLSAHPFQNLPSPARPNNIIAALMSDLDFSVGSPACYYWTNPAHDTCIISFLNVRWWNVPTSCCSLQIILSRPDSSITFQYKKIQGVPYNGGWSAGNNTIGIENITGTVGLSYLYGAVPSINTPHDGLAVKFYPPVSSSYAVNDVGVWNVLNDNSGGVFFYNQEPRTIWARIKNTGNQPASNIPVHCRIRNAAGTIVYNSTVTIPSMTPGQIDSVVFTPNWTPSATGIYRTVVRTAMTGDVYPANDSIIVETRVVTYPAELMYDDGTNDGGRYWNGPNGGFGNKFIPPRYPCRITAARVNLYYLATPSICSVFVYKDDGPGGTPGTVLARGAITVNSTSATWYQLNLDQTINSGAFFVGVIGTTNQEPVFSMDTSQPRSYQGWEYTGAWAPDRDAADNDVMMRALVNLGTGIEELGPTSINPRPHLTADPNPFHHLITIQLNEVYTPYKVVDIYNILGEKVNKIFTTENSITWDGTDRSGRKVIPGVYFVKLQNSRTPVLKIIKVN